A section of the Gallus gallus isolate bGalGal1 chromosome 4, bGalGal1.mat.broiler.GRCg7b, whole genome shotgun sequence genome encodes:
- the RNF24 gene encoding RING finger protein 24 isoform X2 has protein sequence MHPESESLPMSSDFQHYSFRMPNIGFQNLPLNIYIVVFGTAIFVFILSLLFCCYLIRLRHQAHKELYAYKQVILKEKVKELNLHEICAVCLEEFKPKDELGICPCKHAFHRKCLIKWLEVRKVCPLCNMPVLQLAQLHSKQDPGPPQGPLPGAENIV, from the exons ATGCACCCAGAGAGCGAGAG CCTACCCATGAGCTCAGATTTCCAGCATTACAGTTTCAGGATGCCGAACATCGGGTTCCAGAACCTGCCTCTCAACATATATATCGTGGTTTTTGGCACGGCCATCTTCGTCTTCATCCTCAGTTTACTGTTCTGTTGCTACTTGATCAG GCTTAGACATCAAGCACACAAAGAGCTTTACGCCTACAAACAG GTAATACTCAAGGAGAAGGTGAAGGAGTTGAACCTACATGAG ATCTGCGCCGTTTGCTTGGAGGAGTTCAAGCCCAAGGACGAGTTGGGGATCTGCCCATGCAAACATGCCTTCCACAGAAA GTGCCTCATCAAATGGCTGGAGGTGCGCAAGGTGTGCCCGCTCTGCAACATGCCggtgctgcagctggcacagctgcacagcaagcAGGACCCCGGCCCCCCCCAGGGCCCCCTCCCCGGAGCAGAGAACATTGTATAG
- the RNF24 gene encoding RING finger protein 24 isoform X3: protein MEGKSLPMSSDFQHYSFRMPNIGFQNLPLNIYIVVFGTAIFVFILSLLFCCYLIRLRHQAHKELYAYKQVILKEKVKELNLHEICAVCLEEFKPKDELGICPCKHAFHRKCLIKWLEVRKVCPLCNMPVLQLAQLHSKQDPGPPQGPLPGAENIV, encoded by the exons ATGGAAGGCAAAAG CCTACCCATGAGCTCAGATTTCCAGCATTACAGTTTCAGGATGCCGAACATCGGGTTCCAGAACCTGCCTCTCAACATATATATCGTGGTTTTTGGCACGGCCATCTTCGTCTTCATCCTCAGTTTACTGTTCTGTTGCTACTTGATCAG GCTTAGACATCAAGCACACAAAGAGCTTTACGCCTACAAACAG GTAATACTCAAGGAGAAGGTGAAGGAGTTGAACCTACATGAG ATCTGCGCCGTTTGCTTGGAGGAGTTCAAGCCCAAGGACGAGTTGGGGATCTGCCCATGCAAACATGCCTTCCACAGAAA GTGCCTCATCAAATGGCTGGAGGTGCGCAAGGTGTGCCCGCTCTGCAACATGCCggtgctgcagctggcacagctgcacagcaagcAGGACCCCGGCCCCCCCCAGGGCCCCCTCCCCGGAGCAGAGAACATTGTATAG
- the RNF24 gene encoding RING finger protein 24 isoform X1, with protein MQWYKLIIIKKKCIPLSSPAAQCRSGLRLLQFLSAGSLPMSSDFQHYSFRMPNIGFQNLPLNIYIVVFGTAIFVFILSLLFCCYLIRLRHQAHKELYAYKQVILKEKVKELNLHEICAVCLEEFKPKDELGICPCKHAFHRKCLIKWLEVRKVCPLCNMPVLQLAQLHSKQDPGPPQGPLPGAENIV; from the exons ATGCAGTGGTacaaattaataataattaaaaaaaagtgcatcCCCCTGTCgagcccagcagctcagtgcaggtCTGGTCTCCGCTTGCTGCAGTTCCTCAGTGCAGGAAG CCTACCCATGAGCTCAGATTTCCAGCATTACAGTTTCAGGATGCCGAACATCGGGTTCCAGAACCTGCCTCTCAACATATATATCGTGGTTTTTGGCACGGCCATCTTCGTCTTCATCCTCAGTTTACTGTTCTGTTGCTACTTGATCAG GCTTAGACATCAAGCACACAAAGAGCTTTACGCCTACAAACAG GTAATACTCAAGGAGAAGGTGAAGGAGTTGAACCTACATGAG ATCTGCGCCGTTTGCTTGGAGGAGTTCAAGCCCAAGGACGAGTTGGGGATCTGCCCATGCAAACATGCCTTCCACAGAAA GTGCCTCATCAAATGGCTGGAGGTGCGCAAGGTGTGCCCGCTCTGCAACATGCCggtgctgcagctggcacagctgcacagcaagcAGGACCCCGGCCCCCCCCAGGGCCCCCTCCCCGGAGCAGAGAACATTGTATAG
- the RNF24 gene encoding RING finger protein 24 isoform X4 has product MSSDFQHYSFRMPNIGFQNLPLNIYIVVFGTAIFVFILSLLFCCYLIRLRHQAHKELYAYKQVILKEKVKELNLHEICAVCLEEFKPKDELGICPCKHAFHRKCLIKWLEVRKVCPLCNMPVLQLAQLHSKQDPGPPQGPLPGAENIV; this is encoded by the exons ATGAGCTCAGATTTCCAGCATTACAGTTTCAGGATGCCGAACATCGGGTTCCAGAACCTGCCTCTCAACATATATATCGTGGTTTTTGGCACGGCCATCTTCGTCTTCATCCTCAGTTTACTGTTCTGTTGCTACTTGATCAG GCTTAGACATCAAGCACACAAAGAGCTTTACGCCTACAAACAG GTAATACTCAAGGAGAAGGTGAAGGAGTTGAACCTACATGAG ATCTGCGCCGTTTGCTTGGAGGAGTTCAAGCCCAAGGACGAGTTGGGGATCTGCCCATGCAAACATGCCTTCCACAGAAA GTGCCTCATCAAATGGCTGGAGGTGCGCAAGGTGTGCCCGCTCTGCAACATGCCggtgctgcagctggcacagctgcacagcaagcAGGACCCCGGCCCCCCCCAGGGCCCCCTCCCCGGAGCAGAGAACATTGTATAG
- the PANK2 gene encoding pantothenate kinase 2, mitochondrial isoform X2, which translates to MGDLQLRKLDELDCLIKGVLYIDSIGFNGNSECYYFEHPTDTERCQKLPFNLENPYPLLLVNIGSGVSILAVYSKENYRWVTGTSLGGGTFFGLCCLLTGCSTFEEAMDMASHGDSTKVDKLVRDIYGGDYERFGLPGWAVASSFGNMMSKEKREAVSKEDLAKATLTTITNNIGSIARMCALNENINRVVFVGNFLRINTISMRLLAYALDYWSKGQLKALFLEHEGYFGAVGALLELLDSA; encoded by the exons ATGGGTGACCTTCAGCTTCGTAAGCTAGATGAGCTCGACTGCCTTATTAAAGGAGTTCTGTACATCGATTCCATTGGGTTCAATGGCAATTCAGAGTGCTACTATTTCGAACACCCGACCGATACCGAAAGGTGTCAGAAGCTCCCATTCAACTTGGAGAATCCATACCCTCTCCTTCTGGTGAACATTGGCTCAGGGGTCAGCATTTTGGCTGTGTATTCGAAGGAGAACTACAGATGGGTAACGGGCACCAG TCTTGGAGGGGGAACCTTCTTtgggctctgctgccttctcacGGGTTGCTCCACCTTTGAAGAGGCCATGGATATGGCATCCCATGGGGACAGCACCAAAGTGGACAAGTTGGTGCGGGACATCTATGGAGGAGACTACGAGCGGTTCGGGCTGCCAGGCTGGGCCGTAGCATCCAG TTTTGGAAACATGATGAGCAAGGAGAAGAGGGAGGCTGTCAGCAAAGAGGACCTGGCCAAGGCCACCTTGACAACCATCACCAACAACATCGGCTCCATCGCGCGGATGTGTGCACTCAATGAG AACATCAACCGAGTGGTCTTTGTTGGCAATTTCCTCCGAATCAACACTATCTCCATGAGGCTTCTGGCGTATGCTTTGGACTACTGGTCAAAGGGACAGCTGAAAGCACTGTTCCTGGAACATGAG GGTTACTTTGGTGCAGTTGGTGCTCTCCTGGAGCTCCTGGACTCAGCCTGA